A section of the Rummeliibacillus pycnus genome encodes:
- a CDS encoding adenine deaminase C-terminal domain-containing protein codes for MLEPAWKIGEIRQQVAVIDGKVAPSIVITNARYLHSMYKRWMQGNIWILGERIIYAGPKMPVNQKGTDIVDAKGQTIVPGYIEPHVHPFQLYNPQTLADYSAQLGTTTFISDNMTFFLELSNKKAFSILDQLKQLPFSFYWWVRLDSQTELLHEHDLFTTTSIHEWLERRDVLLGGELTGWPRLVAGDDQMLYWLQAAKAYCKKIETHLPGASSRTLARLKLFGADGDHEAMTIDEVENRILHGYAVTLRHSSIRPDLPNLLKDIVDKKLDIFDHLMMTTDGATPSFYEDGIMDKCIQVALDAGVSPIDAYQMATYNVARYYNMTDVHGFIATGRYATLNILQDEFHPVPVSVLSKGVWLKRDGQKVQSLEGTDFSKLGSLDLDFDITEEDCQFSMPFGIEMVNDVITKPYKVSVHTNDGHLSEEHDECYLMLVDRQGRWRVNTLIKGFANKLQGFASSYSCTGDIILIGKDVQAMLHAFHVMKEMNGGIVIVENGEVVESLPLPLGGSLSNKPLEKLIAQEKALKAALAERGYPHGDAIYTLLFLQSTHLPYIRITQRGIFDVMKKKVLFPSVMR; via the coding sequence ATGCTAGAACCAGCATGGAAAATTGGGGAAATACGGCAGCAAGTAGCTGTTATAGATGGTAAGGTAGCACCCAGTATTGTTATAACTAACGCACGTTATCTACATAGCATGTATAAACGATGGATGCAAGGAAATATTTGGATTTTAGGAGAGCGCATTATTTATGCAGGTCCTAAAATGCCAGTTAATCAGAAGGGGACAGATATCGTAGATGCAAAAGGACAAACAATTGTTCCAGGCTATATCGAACCACATGTACATCCATTTCAACTTTATAATCCCCAAACATTAGCGGATTATTCTGCGCAACTTGGAACAACTACATTCATATCTGACAATATGACGTTCTTTTTAGAACTCAGTAATAAGAAAGCGTTTTCAATTTTAGATCAATTAAAACAACTACCTTTTTCTTTTTATTGGTGGGTTCGTTTGGATTCACAAACAGAACTTCTTCATGAACATGATTTATTTACAACAACTTCCATACATGAATGGTTGGAACGCAGAGATGTATTACTTGGTGGAGAGTTAACTGGCTGGCCGAGATTAGTAGCTGGTGATGACCAGATGCTATATTGGCTACAAGCTGCAAAAGCATACTGCAAAAAAATTGAAACGCATTTACCGGGTGCATCTTCTCGTACTTTAGCAAGATTAAAATTATTTGGTGCAGATGGAGACCATGAAGCGATGACTATTGATGAAGTAGAAAATCGCATTTTACATGGTTATGCTGTAACTTTAAGACATTCATCGATCCGTCCAGATTTGCCAAATTTATTAAAAGATATTGTCGATAAGAAATTGGATATCTTTGATCACCTAATGATGACAACAGATGGAGCGACACCATCGTTTTATGAAGATGGTATTATGGATAAATGTATTCAGGTGGCGCTTGATGCAGGTGTAAGTCCAATTGATGCATACCAAATGGCCACATATAATGTAGCACGTTATTATAATATGACGGATGTACATGGCTTTATAGCAACAGGTCGCTATGCTACTTTGAATATTTTACAGGATGAATTTCATCCTGTACCTGTAAGTGTTTTGTCAAAAGGTGTTTGGCTAAAACGAGACGGACAAAAAGTTCAGTCATTAGAAGGCACTGATTTTTCAAAATTAGGATCGTTAGATTTAGATTTCGATATAACAGAAGAAGATTGTCAGTTTTCGATGCCTTTTGGTATTGAGATGGTTAATGATGTGATTACAAAACCGTATAAAGTATCAGTCCATACAAATGATGGTCATTTAAGTGAGGAACATGATGAATGTTATTTAATGCTTGTTGACCGTCAAGGTAGATGGCGTGTAAATACATTGATAAAAGGGTTTGCAAATAAACTTCAAGGATTTGCTTCATCTTACTCTTGCACGGGTGATATTATTTTAATCGGTAAAGACGTACAAGCAATGCTTCATGCATTCCACGTAATGAAAGAAATGAATGGTGGAATTGTTATTGTTGAAAATGGGGAAGTAGTGGAGAGCTTACCATTGCCTCTCGGAGGTAGTTTATCTAATAAGCCATTAGAAAAGCTAATAGCCCAAGAGAAAGCATTAAAAGCGGCTTTAGCAGAACGAGGTTATCCTCACGGAGATGCGATTTATACACTCTTATTCTTACAATCAACACATTTACCTTATATTCGTATCACACAACGAGGGATATTCGATGTAATGAAGAAAAAGGTACTATTTCCATCTGTTATGAGATAG
- a CDS encoding YerC/YecD family TrpR-related protein: MQIEKIRGHQTDQLFKAVLELNNIEECYKFFDDLCTISEIQSLAQRFEVAHLLRLKKTYETIKKETGASTATISRVRRCFDYGNDTYDEMLGRLYPDEKPFQAPK; this comes from the coding sequence ATGCAAATCGAGAAAATTAGAGGCCATCAAACAGATCAATTGTTCAAAGCCGTTTTAGAGTTAAATAATATTGAAGAATGCTATAAGTTTTTTGATGATTTATGCACAATCAGTGAAATCCAATCATTAGCACAGCGTTTTGAAGTTGCACATCTTCTACGTTTGAAAAAAACGTATGAAACCATAAAAAAGGAAACAGGTGCATCTACTGCAACAATATCTCGCGTACGCAGATGTTTTGATTATGGTAATGACACGTATGATGAAATGTTAGGTCGTCTTTATCCAGACGAAAAACCTTTTCAAGCACCTAAATAA
- the pcrB gene encoding heptaprenylglyceryl phosphate synthase: MEIKNWQHVFKVDPAKTITDKELEALCESGTDAIIVGGTDDVTIDNVLDLLARIRRFTVPVALELSNLESVTPGYDYYLIPTVLNSMDTTWVKDLHHEAIKAYGDIMMWEELIAEGYCILNGDCKAAKVANAKTDLDEDDVIAYARMAENFFKLPVFYMEYSGEYGDPQLVRTISQELQQTQLIYGGGITSIEQAEEMAKYADTIVVGNIIYDDLKIALQTVKAVKDKK; this comes from the coding sequence ATGGAGATAAAAAATTGGCAGCATGTGTTCAAGGTGGATCCGGCAAAAACAATAACAGATAAAGAACTAGAAGCATTATGTGAATCAGGTACAGATGCCATTATTGTAGGAGGAACTGATGACGTAACAATTGATAATGTGTTAGACTTATTAGCTCGTATTCGTCGTTTTACAGTTCCAGTTGCATTAGAACTTTCTAATTTAGAATCAGTAACACCAGGTTACGACTATTATTTAATTCCTACAGTATTAAATAGTATGGACACAACTTGGGTAAAAGATTTACATCATGAAGCGATAAAAGCATATGGCGATATAATGATGTGGGAGGAGCTAATTGCAGAAGGATACTGCATTTTAAATGGTGATTGTAAAGCAGCGAAAGTAGCTAATGCCAAAACGGATTTAGATGAAGATGATGTAATCGCATATGCAAGAATGGCTGAAAACTTCTTTAAATTACCTGTTTTTTATATGGAATATAGCGGGGAATATGGTGACCCACAATTAGTGAGAACGATTAGTCAAGAATTACAACAAACTCAATTAATATATGGTGGTGGCATTACTTCTATTGAGCAAGCAGAAGAAATGGCTAAATACGCAGATACAATTGTTGTAGGAAATATCATTTATGACGATTTAAAAATTGCATTACAAACTGTAAAAGCAGTGAAAGATAAAAAATAA
- the pcrA gene encoding DNA helicase PcrA, translating to MEQLTKNLIKGMNKEQEEAVKTTEGPLLIMAGAGSGKTRVLTHRIAYLVIEKQVYPSKILAITFTNKAAREMRERIDGLLGNGTGDRMWVSTFHSMCVRILRRDIDRIGFNKNFSILDTSDQLTVIKNALKELNIDTKRFDPRSMLNAISSAKNECIDVKTYQAQVNEANPYERTVAQVYENYQKRLRKNQSLDFDDLIMQTIRLFEEVPDVLEYYQNRFQYIHVDEYQDTNHSQYRLVQMLAKKFQNICVVGDSDQSIYRWRGADIQNILSFEKDYPTAKVIMLEQNYRSTSRILQAANDVIQNNASRYPKKLRTDNEDGEKISLYRSYDEKQEAQFVVKTIQELMEKENRSLDDFAILYRTNAQSRVMEEMLVKSNMEYTIVGGTKFYDRKEIKDLLAYLRLIANNDDDLSLARIINEPKRSIGATSFERMAQFAIDQDRSIFDALKEVDFMGLSARATNAAIAFHTMISNFTKMQEFMSVSELVEEVLDKSGYRDMLRNEKTIEAESRLENINEFLSVTKAFEDQSDDKSLVAFLTDLALISDIDTLDKEDESNGSIVLMTMHSAKGLEFPVVFIIGMEENIFPHSRSLQDEDEMEEERRLAYVGITRAEKRLYLTCAQSRTIFGRSSFNRPSRFLQEIGPEILEEVSTNTHSSSSSNSFGVSNRRTSSYAVPQTRKTIITPAYSQTGGDKIGWKAGDKASHKKWGIGTVVAVRGEDENTELDIAFPSPTGIKRLLAKFAPIDKV from the coding sequence ATGGAACAGCTAACAAAGAACTTAATCAAAGGTATGAATAAAGAGCAAGAAGAAGCTGTCAAAACAACAGAGGGACCGTTGCTTATAATGGCGGGAGCTGGCTCTGGTAAAACACGCGTGCTGACTCATCGAATTGCCTATTTAGTTATCGAAAAACAAGTATATCCTTCTAAAATTTTAGCGATTACATTTACGAACAAAGCAGCGCGTGAAATGAGAGAACGAATTGATGGATTACTTGGAAATGGTACGGGAGACCGCATGTGGGTATCAACTTTCCATTCTATGTGCGTACGTATTTTACGGAGAGATATTGATCGAATTGGCTTCAACAAAAACTTCTCGATATTAGATACATCTGATCAACTAACCGTGATTAAAAACGCTTTAAAGGAACTTAATATAGATACTAAACGGTTTGATCCACGCTCAATGTTGAATGCGATTAGCTCGGCAAAAAACGAATGTATCGATGTTAAAACTTATCAAGCACAAGTAAATGAAGCTAATCCGTACGAACGTACAGTAGCACAAGTATATGAAAACTACCAAAAACGTTTACGCAAAAATCAATCACTCGATTTCGATGATTTAATTATGCAAACGATTCGATTATTTGAAGAGGTTCCTGATGTATTGGAATATTACCAAAATCGTTTCCAATATATCCATGTAGATGAATATCAAGATACTAACCATTCTCAATACCGTTTAGTGCAAATGCTAGCAAAGAAATTCCAAAATATTTGTGTAGTAGGGGATTCTGACCAATCTATTTATCGTTGGCGTGGTGCGGATATCCAGAATATTTTATCTTTCGAAAAGGATTATCCAACTGCTAAAGTAATTATGCTTGAGCAAAATTATCGTTCAACTTCTCGCATCTTACAAGCTGCCAATGACGTCATACAAAATAACGCCAGCCGTTATCCTAAAAAGCTTCGTACAGATAACGAGGACGGCGAGAAAATTTCGCTCTACCGCTCATATGACGAAAAGCAAGAAGCTCAATTTGTTGTTAAGACTATTCAAGAACTAATGGAAAAGGAAAATCGTTCATTAGATGATTTTGCTATTTTATATCGAACAAATGCACAATCTCGTGTAATGGAAGAAATGCTGGTTAAATCGAATATGGAATATACCATTGTCGGTGGCACAAAGTTCTATGACCGTAAAGAAATCAAGGACTTACTTGCATATCTTCGCTTAATAGCAAATAACGATGATGATCTATCGTTAGCCCGAATTATAAATGAACCAAAGCGTAGTATTGGTGCAACATCATTTGAACGTATGGCTCAATTTGCAATTGATCAAGATCGATCTATTTTCGATGCGTTAAAAGAAGTAGATTTTATGGGGTTATCAGCAAGAGCTACAAATGCGGCAATCGCTTTCCATACAATGATTTCAAACTTTACTAAAATGCAAGAATTTATGTCTGTATCTGAACTAGTAGAGGAAGTTCTTGATAAATCAGGCTACCGAGACATGCTTAGAAATGAAAAAACAATTGAAGCTGAAAGTCGTTTAGAAAATATCAACGAATTTTTATCGGTTACAAAGGCTTTTGAAGATCAAAGCGATGATAAATCATTAGTAGCCTTCTTAACAGATTTAGCGTTGATCTCAGATATTGATACGCTTGATAAGGAAGATGAGTCAAATGGGTCTATCGTTTTAATGACGATGCACTCTGCAAAAGGTCTTGAGTTTCCGGTTGTCTTTATTATCGGAATGGAAGAAAACATTTTCCCACACTCACGATCCTTGCAAGATGAAGATGAAATGGAAGAAGAACGTCGTTTAGCCTATGTCGGCATAACTCGCGCTGAAAAACGATTATACTTAACATGTGCTCAATCGCGTACAATTTTCGGGCGAAGTAGTTTTAATCGTCCATCACGTTTCTTGCAAGAAATCGGTCCTGAAATACTAGAAGAAGTTTCAACAAATACACATTCTTCAAGCTCAAGCAATAGCTTTGGGGTGTCTAATCGTCGTACTTCCAGTTACGCTGTACCACAAACGCGTAAAACGATTATAACGCCAGCTTATTCACAAACAGGTGGAGACAAAATAGGCTGGAAAGCAGGCGATAAAGCTTCCCATAAAAAATGGGGTATTGGTACAGTTGTTGCTGTTCGGGGAGAAGATGAAAATACCGAATTAGATATTGCATTCCCAAGCCCAACTGGTATTAAACGATTATTAGCTAAATTTGCGCCAATTGACAAAGTTTAA
- the ligA gene encoding NAD-dependent DNA ligase LigA: MDRIQLEKRVAELNQLLHEYGHAYYVLDNPVVPDAVYDQLLHELIALEKENPDLIYPDSPTQRVGGEVLTGFQKVTHQYPMLSLGNTFNESDLNDFDRRVRSVIGDNFSYVCELKIDGLAISLRYEDGIFIQGATRGNGTIGEDITENLKTVRSVPLRLKEQVTIEARGECYMPKRSFTNLNKARAEKGEELFANPRNAAAGSLRQLDPKVAASRNLATFIYAIGGSGEAYGLTSHSEALNYMDQLGFQTNHERRNCKDIKEVMAYIEEWTEKRPTLPYEIDGIVIKVDNYAQQAELGNTVKVPRWSIAYKFPAEEVVTTVLDIDLTVGRTGVVTPTAILEPVQVAGTTVQRATLHNEDIIREKDIRIRDKVIIRKAGDIIPEVVSVLFDQRSEESEPFAMPTHCPVCESELVRIEGEVALRCVNPQCFAQIAEGMAHFVSRNAMNIDGCGEKVVEQLLKSNLVKDVSDLYHLQVEELVQLDRMGEKSATNLVNAIAESKKNSLERLLFGLGIRHVGAKAAKLIAEEFETMDRLMTVTEEELVNVFEIGEKMADSIVSYFESEDVQALITRLREAGVNMTYLGKKVNAEEIVSVFSGKTIVLTGKLEQLTRQEAKEKIEELGGKVTGSVSKKTDLVIAGAEAGSKLTKAEQLGIEVWNEDRLIEELTE; this comes from the coding sequence ATGGATAGAATTCAATTGGAAAAGCGTGTTGCAGAGTTAAATCAGCTTCTTCATGAATATGGACATGCCTATTATGTATTAGATAATCCGGTTGTACCGGATGCAGTTTACGATCAGCTTTTACATGAACTGATTGCATTAGAAAAAGAAAATCCAGACTTAATCTATCCAGATTCACCGACTCAACGTGTAGGTGGGGAAGTTTTAACTGGTTTCCAAAAAGTAACACATCAATATCCGATGCTAAGTTTAGGAAACACTTTTAACGAAAGTGATTTAAATGATTTTGATCGACGTGTTCGATCAGTTATTGGTGACAATTTCTCCTATGTTTGTGAACTGAAGATTGATGGTTTAGCTATTTCATTACGTTATGAAGATGGAATTTTCATCCAAGGTGCGACACGAGGTAATGGGACTATTGGTGAAGATATTACGGAAAATCTAAAAACTGTTCGCTCTGTACCACTTCGTTTAAAAGAACAAGTAACAATTGAAGCTCGTGGTGAATGTTATATGCCAAAACGGTCATTTACCAATTTAAACAAAGCTCGTGCAGAAAAAGGGGAAGAACTATTTGCTAATCCACGTAATGCGGCAGCAGGTTCTTTACGCCAACTAGATCCTAAAGTTGCCGCAAGTCGTAACTTAGCTACTTTTATCTATGCTATTGGTGGTAGCGGAGAAGCTTATGGTTTAACAAGTCATAGTGAGGCTCTAAACTATATGGATCAGTTAGGCTTTCAAACAAACCACGAACGTCGAAATTGTAAAGATATCAAAGAAGTTATGGCTTATATCGAAGAGTGGACAGAAAAACGCCCAACATTACCATATGAAATAGATGGTATTGTTATTAAAGTAGATAACTATGCTCAACAAGCTGAGTTAGGGAACACAGTAAAAGTTCCTAGATGGTCGATTGCGTATAAATTTCCTGCAGAAGAAGTTGTAACAACTGTTTTAGATATCGATCTAACAGTTGGTCGTACAGGTGTTGTTACGCCAACTGCTATCTTAGAACCAGTACAAGTTGCTGGAACTACGGTGCAACGTGCAACATTGCATAACGAGGATATTATCCGCGAAAAAGATATTCGTATCAGAGACAAAGTGATTATTCGTAAGGCTGGCGATATTATTCCAGAAGTTGTATCTGTATTATTTGATCAACGAAGTGAAGAAAGCGAACCTTTTGCTATGCCAACCCATTGTCCAGTTTGTGAAAGTGAACTTGTTCGTATTGAAGGGGAAGTAGCTTTACGTTGCGTTAATCCACAATGCTTTGCCCAAATTGCAGAAGGTATGGCTCATTTTGTATCTCGTAATGCAATGAATATTGATGGTTGTGGAGAAAAAGTCGTAGAGCAATTATTAAAATCCAATCTTGTAAAAGATGTATCTGATTTGTATCATCTACAAGTAGAAGAACTAGTTCAACTTGATCGAATGGGTGAAAAATCCGCAACAAATTTGGTTAATGCCATTGCTGAGTCTAAAAAGAATTCACTAGAGCGGTTATTATTTGGATTAGGAATACGTCATGTGGGTGCAAAAGCAGCAAAATTAATAGCTGAAGAATTTGAAACGATGGATCGATTAATGACTGTAACTGAAGAAGAATTAGTCAATGTTTTTGAAATCGGAGAAAAAATGGCTGACTCTATTGTTTCTTATTTTGAAAGTGAAGATGTACAAGCGTTAATTACACGTTTACGTGAAGCTGGCGTTAATATGACTTACTTAGGTAAGAAAGTAAATGCAGAAGAAATAGTAAGTGTATTTTCTGGGAAAACAATTGTGTTAACTGGTAAATTAGAACAATTGACACGGCAAGAAGCAAAAGAGAAAATAGAAGAGCTAGGCGGAAAAGTGACAGGAAGCGTAAGTAAAAAAACAGACCTTGTCATAGCCGGAGCAGAGGCAGGATCAAAACTCACAAAAGCTGAACAACTAGGCATTGAAGTGTGGAATGAGGACCGTCTCATTGAAGAACTAACTGAGTAA
- a CDS encoding CamS family sex pheromone protein translates to MNRLRWVPVMVVTAMLAGCSLPSLTKDSTVVQSTTKDKEETTIIPSMQIDNQYYRTLLPYKESASRGLIVSNINTKYDIKEAESGLQRLSQQAFSPDKYYFQEGQYLDTNTVNSWLARSSQDPAGLNPKTTKNMSPTERAKTAPIYLAHIIEQNYLEKTGKNKVKLAGISIGLALNSVYYYQKEQYGATYEEDIPQAVLDAQGKKIAAQVVKRLRQINGLSEVPITVGLFKQLSRSSIVPGTYFAYTNVDQGSSQIKDWKSINEEYVLFPTSDSNNKYRDINENFNYFKQDIDKYFSNYTNIVGTGFYQNNKIQKLEIQIPIKFYGSSEIIGFTQYMSGEVMDQFPKGLQVEVSVTSVNGPEALVVKEANADQPYVHIYND, encoded by the coding sequence ATGAACCGACTTCGCTGGGTACCAGTTATGGTTGTTACAGCTATGTTAGCAGGCTGTAGTTTACCTTCTTTAACAAAAGATTCAACTGTCGTGCAATCTACTACAAAAGATAAAGAAGAAACAACAATCATTCCTAGTATGCAAATTGATAACCAATACTACCGTACACTTTTACCTTATAAGGAAAGCGCAAGTAGAGGTTTGATTGTTTCAAATATTAATACTAAATATGATATAAAAGAGGCAGAAAGCGGTTTACAACGCTTATCTCAACAAGCTTTTAGTCCAGACAAATATTACTTCCAAGAAGGGCAATATTTAGATACGAATACTGTGAATTCGTGGTTAGCACGTAGTTCCCAAGATCCGGCTGGATTAAATCCAAAAACAACAAAAAATATGTCTCCTACAGAACGTGCAAAAACAGCGCCAATTTATTTGGCGCATATTATAGAACAAAACTACTTAGAAAAAACAGGAAAGAACAAAGTAAAACTTGCCGGCATTTCTATTGGACTTGCATTGAATTCAGTTTATTACTACCAAAAGGAACAATACGGTGCAACATATGAGGAAGATATTCCACAAGCTGTACTTGACGCACAGGGCAAAAAAATCGCTGCACAAGTAGTAAAACGTTTACGTCAGATAAACGGTCTATCAGAAGTTCCAATTACTGTCGGTCTGTTTAAACAACTTAGCCGTTCTTCTATTGTTCCAGGAACTTATTTTGCTTATACAAATGTTGATCAAGGGAGTTCTCAAATAAAAGATTGGAAATCTATCAATGAGGAATATGTTCTCTTCCCAACAAGTGATTCAAACAATAAATACCGCGATATTAACGAGAACTTTAATTATTTTAAACAAGATATTGATAAGTATTTCTCAAATTACACCAATATTGTTGGAACGGGATTCTATCAAAACAATAAGATTCAAAAGCTAGAAATTCAAATTCCTATAAAATTCTATGGATCATCAGAAATTATTGGTTTCACTCAATATATGTCTGGTGAAGTAATGGATCAATTCCCAAAAGGTTTACAAGTAGAAGTAAGTGTTACATCTGTTAACGGTCCTGAAGCTTTAGTAGTTAAAGAGGCAAATGCAGATCAACCATACGTCCATATTTACAATGATTAA
- the gatC gene encoding Asp-tRNA(Asn)/Glu-tRNA(Gln) amidotransferase subunit GatC: MAKLSKEEVKHVANLARLAITEEEAEKFAAQLGAITDFAEQLNELDTTNVEPTTHVLPLVNVLREDVAVKGLDREVMMKNVKEQQDGLVKVPPIITE; the protein is encoded by the coding sequence ATGGCAAAACTTTCAAAAGAAGAGGTTAAGCACGTAGCAAATCTTGCTCGTCTAGCAATTACAGAAGAGGAAGCAGAAAAGTTTGCAGCTCAATTAGGTGCAATTACTGACTTCGCCGAGCAATTAAACGAACTAGATACTACAAATGTAGAACCTACTACTCATGTATTACCTTTAGTAAACGTACTTCGTGAAGACGTAGCAGTAAAAGGTTTAGATCGCGAAGTTATGATGAAAAACGTTAAAGAACAACAAGATGGCTTAGTCAAAGTACCACCAATCATTACAGAATAA
- the gatA gene encoding Asp-tRNA(Asn)/Glu-tRNA(Gln) amidotransferase subunit GatA, translating into MSLFKKSAAELQELLHSKEITIADLTQVAYNRINAVDGEVGAFLALNKENALAQAKEMDEVPFENRGPLYGLPIGVKDNIVTEGLETTCASKILEGFNPIYNATVVEKLKEAGMITIGKLNMDEFAMGSANENSAIKPVHNPWNFAHVPGGSSGGSAAAVAAGEVPFSLGSDTGGSIRQPAAYCGVVGMKPTYGRVSRFGLVAFASSLDQIGPITRNVRDNALILEAIAGVDEHDSTSANVEVPHYVDQLTGDIKGLKVAVPKEYLAEGVSDGVRTAILAAIDKLKELGATVDEVSLPHSKYALAAYYILSSSEASSNLSRFDGIRYGYRAEASNLDELYTKTRAEGFGDEVKRRIMLGTYSLSAGTYDAYYKKAQQVRTLIKQDFDKVFEEYDVIVGPTAPTTAFKIGENIDDPMTVYANDILTVPINLAGVPAISIPCGFDNGLPVGLQIIGKYFEEGTVYRVADTFERATDFVDKTPQTWEVK; encoded by the coding sequence ATGTCATTATTCAAAAAATCAGCGGCAGAATTACAAGAGCTATTACATAGCAAAGAAATCACAATCGCTGACTTAACTCAAGTTGCATATAATCGCATTAATGCAGTTGATGGCGAAGTAGGTGCATTTTTAGCTTTAAATAAAGAAAACGCATTAGCACAAGCAAAAGAAATGGATGAAGTACCATTTGAAAACCGTGGACCACTTTACGGATTACCGATTGGCGTAAAAGATAATATCGTAACAGAAGGTTTAGAAACAACTTGTGCTTCTAAAATCTTAGAAGGATTCAATCCTATTTATAACGCAACAGTTGTCGAAAAACTAAAAGAAGCGGGTATGATCACAATTGGTAAATTGAACATGGATGAATTTGCAATGGGTTCAGCAAATGAAAACTCTGCGATTAAACCTGTTCATAATCCTTGGAACTTCGCTCATGTACCAGGTGGCTCTTCAGGTGGTTCAGCTGCAGCAGTTGCAGCAGGAGAAGTACCATTCTCATTAGGATCTGATACTGGTGGTTCAATCCGTCAACCAGCTGCTTATTGTGGTGTTGTAGGGATGAAACCAACATATGGTCGCGTATCTCGCTTTGGTTTGGTAGCATTCGCATCATCATTAGACCAAATTGGACCAATTACTCGTAACGTACGCGACAATGCTTTAATTCTTGAAGCAATCGCAGGTGTTGACGAACACGACTCAACTTCAGCAAATGTAGAAGTACCTCACTATGTAGACCAATTAACTGGAGACATTAAAGGTCTTAAAGTTGCTGTACCAAAAGAATATTTAGCTGAAGGTGTAAGTGATGGTGTTCGCACAGCTATCTTAGCTGCTATTGATAAATTAAAAGAGTTAGGTGCTACTGTTGATGAAGTATCACTTCCTCACTCTAAATATGCACTAGCTGCTTACTATATTTTATCTTCATCTGAAGCCTCATCTAACCTTTCTCGTTTCGATGGTATTCGTTATGGTTATCGTGCAGAAGCATCTAACTTAGATGAACTTTACACAAAAACTCGTGCTGAAGGTTTCGGTGATGAAGTAAAACGTCGTATCATGCTTGGTACTTACTCATTATCAGCTGGTACTTACGATGCGTACTATAAAAAAGCACAACAAGTACGTACATTAATCAAACAAGACTTTGATAAAGTATTTGAAGAATATGATGTCATTGTTGGTCCAACAGCTCCAACTACTGCATTCAAAATTGGTGAAAACATCGACGATCCAATGACTGTCTATGCAAATGATATCTTAACTGTTCCAATCAACCTTGCTGGTGTCCCTGCTATCTCCATTCCATGTGGTTTTGATAATGGTCTACCAGTAGGTTTACAAATTATTGGTAAATACTTCGAGGAAGGTACAGTTTACCGTGTGGCAGACACATTTGAACGTGCTACCGACTTCGTTGATAAAACACCTCAAACTTGGGAGGTAAAGTAA